One region of Tumebacillus amylolyticus genomic DNA includes:
- a CDS encoding MraY family glycosyltransferase, which translates to MQSLTQGLTLTLIVSFVLVFLMMPILRKVAMKTGFVDMPNPRKLHKEPIPVLGGAGIFIGFLITMTAVETYYGSFDGRYFGIVIGGGLLFLIGLVDDYYKTQGKDFPAWPKFLTQIVAACVLIKFGVKVSSITIPWIEQPYYSFADHGMEWLSWLVTIVWIVAITNMLNFLDGVDGLAAGIASISATTLVFVSLLTSNNDVAFYAVALIGACLSFLRHNFHPARIFMGDAGATFLGFTLAAIAVDGAFKSATFVSVIVPVLALGVPIFDTVFVIIRRIKEKRPIYHADKSHTFHTLMKSGMSQVQTVSFMYLLGICFSLASIVVLLVNK; encoded by the coding sequence ATGCAATCCCTGACACAAGGACTGACCTTGACACTGATCGTCTCGTTTGTGCTGGTGTTTCTTATGATGCCCATCCTGCGCAAAGTGGCGATGAAAACCGGATTCGTCGACATGCCGAATCCGCGCAAGTTGCACAAAGAACCGATTCCGGTGCTGGGCGGAGCGGGGATCTTCATCGGATTCCTGATCACCATGACAGCGGTGGAAACATATTATGGATCATTTGACGGTCGCTACTTCGGGATCGTCATCGGCGGCGGTCTCTTGTTCTTGATCGGGTTGGTGGACGACTACTACAAGACCCAGGGCAAGGACTTCCCGGCGTGGCCGAAGTTTTTGACGCAGATCGTGGCGGCGTGCGTGCTGATCAAGTTCGGCGTCAAAGTTTCTTCGATCACGATCCCGTGGATTGAGCAGCCGTACTACTCGTTTGCCGATCATGGCATGGAGTGGTTGTCGTGGCTCGTGACGATCGTCTGGATCGTCGCGATCACCAACATGCTGAACTTCCTCGACGGCGTGGACGGATTGGCTGCGGGCATCGCCTCGATTTCGGCGACGACGCTCGTCTTCGTCTCGTTGCTGACGTCGAACAACGATGTGGCGTTCTACGCCGTGGCGTTGATCGGAGCCTGCCTGTCGTTCTTGCGCCACAACTTCCATCCGGCGCGGATCTTCATGGGAGACGCCGGCGCGACGTTCCTTGGATTTACGTTGGCGGCCATCGCGGTGGACGGAGCGTTCAAGTCGGCGACGTTCGTTTCGGTGATCGTGCCGGTTTTGGCGCTGGGCGTGCCGATTTTTGACACGGTCTTCGTCATCATCCGCCGCATCAAAGAGAAGCGTCCGATCTACCATGCTGACAAGTCGCACACGTTCCATACGCTGATGAAGAGCGGGATGAGCCAAGTGCAGACCGTGTCGTTCATGTATCTGCTCGGCATCTGCTTCTCGCTGGCGTCGATTGTCGTCTTGCTGGTGAACAAGTAA
- a CDS encoding APC family permease has product MFRDLKRFLIGRPMKSSQLDHERLPKWKALPILSSDALSSVAYGTEAILGVLVAVSASAMWYSLPISLAIVLLLTTLILSYRQIIYAYPSGGGAYVVSKDQLGDKFALVAGASLLIDYILTVAVSITAGVAAITSAFPSFLEHKVLISVLMVLLIMVLNLRGVTESATVFSYPTYAFILGLLVLIVAGLFSLKNGHVDVDLSRPHEVAINGITWFVILQAFSSGCSALTGVEAISNATPNFRSPEGKNAANTLGVLGILLAVLFAGTSLLAYLYHVAPHPHVTVLSQVAEEVFGRGGLYYYIQGTTALILILAANTSFTGFPLLAALMAKDGYMPRQFTLRGDRLGYSIGIIALSLAAILLIVAFHGDTDLLIPLYAIGVFLSFTLSQTGMVRRWFRLRDRGWQGKALINGIGAVVSLAVLTIFAVTKFEEGAWVVLVILPIIVVCFLRIRSHYDVVASELRLDIQKVHPQQTGNLVIIPISSISQVVNESIAYAMSLTRPENIICVYIGFDFEALHAMEEKWRQWNPGVRLVTLRSQYRSILRPLFRFVDSAEARVSENDFITLLVPEFVTRKWWHRILHNQTSLLIKAWALHSKDIIVISVPYRLKN; this is encoded by the coding sequence ATGTTTCGCGATCTGAAACGGTTTTTGATCGGGCGACCGATGAAGTCTTCGCAATTGGATCATGAACGGCTCCCGAAGTGGAAAGCGTTGCCGATTCTCTCCTCAGATGCGCTGTCGTCCGTGGCCTACGGGACGGAAGCGATCCTCGGCGTCCTCGTCGCCGTCAGTGCCTCGGCGATGTGGTACTCCTTGCCGATCTCGCTGGCGATCGTCTTGCTGTTGACGACGCTGATCCTCTCGTACCGGCAGATTATCTACGCCTACCCGAGCGGCGGCGGTGCGTATGTCGTTTCCAAAGACCAACTGGGCGACAAGTTTGCCCTCGTCGCGGGAGCCTCGCTGCTCATCGACTATATCTTGACCGTAGCGGTTTCGATCACGGCGGGTGTCGCTGCGATTACGTCGGCGTTCCCCTCGTTTCTTGAGCACAAAGTATTGATCTCCGTCCTCATGGTTCTGCTCATCATGGTGCTCAACTTGCGCGGGGTGACCGAATCGGCGACGGTGTTCTCCTACCCGACGTATGCGTTCATCCTCGGCTTGCTCGTGCTGATCGTCGCCGGACTTTTTTCGCTCAAAAACGGACACGTCGACGTCGATCTCTCGCGACCGCATGAAGTGGCGATCAACGGAATTACGTGGTTTGTGATCTTGCAGGCGTTTTCTTCCGGCTGTTCGGCGCTGACGGGGGTGGAAGCGATCTCCAACGCCACCCCGAACTTCCGAAGCCCCGAGGGCAAAAACGCCGCCAACACGCTCGGCGTGCTCGGCATCTTGCTCGCCGTGCTGTTCGCGGGAACTTCATTGCTTGCGTACCTGTATCACGTCGCGCCGCATCCGCATGTCACCGTTCTCTCGCAAGTGGCGGAGGAAGTGTTCGGACGCGGGGGTCTGTACTATTACATCCAAGGCACCACCGCTTTGATTCTCATCTTGGCGGCGAATACGTCGTTTACGGGATTCCCGTTGTTGGCGGCGCTGATGGCGAAGGACGGCTACATGCCGCGCCAGTTCACGTTGCGCGGGGACCGACTGGGGTATTCGATTGGCATCATCGCGCTGTCGCTCGCGGCGATTCTCTTGATCGTCGCGTTCCACGGCGATACCGATCTCTTGATTCCGCTGTATGCGATCGGGGTGTTCCTGTCGTTTACGTTGTCCCAGACGGGGATGGTGCGTCGCTGGTTCCGTCTGCGAGATCGAGGCTGGCAGGGCAAAGCGTTGATCAACGGCATCGGCGCCGTCGTTTCCTTGGCGGTTCTCACGATCTTTGCAGTCACGAAGTTCGAAGAGGGAGCTTGGGTCGTGCTGGTGATTCTGCCGATCATCGTCGTCTGCTTCCTGCGCATTCGCAGTCACTATGATGTCGTCGCTTCGGAATTGCGTCTCGACATTCAAAAGGTACACCCGCAGCAGACTGGCAACTTGGTCATCATCCCGATCTCCAGCATCTCGCAGGTCGTCAACGAATCGATCGCCTACGCGATGTCGCTGACACGGCCGGAGAACATCATTTGCGTGTACATCGGGTTCGACTTCGAGGCCCTTCATGCGATGGAGGAGAAGTGGAGGCAGTGGAACCCGGGCGTCCGACTCGTCACCCTGCGTTCGCAATATCGCTCCATTCTGCGGCCCTTGTTCCGCTTCGTAGACTCCGCCGAAGCGCGGGTTTCGGAGAACGACTTCATCACCCTGCTCGTGCCGGAGTTCGTCACGCGCAAATGGTGGCACCGCATCTTGCACAACCAGACGTCGCTGCTGATCAAAGCGTGGGCTCTGCACAGCAAGGACATCATCGTCATCTCGGTGCCGTACCGATTGAAAAACTAA
- a CDS encoding methyl-accepting chemotaxis protein, with amino-acid sequence MIQQKNRLMLWLATGTVALSFLVHVLQRSLHLFSHSMSSMDNMVSHAAPSQVLLNVVLALPVLLLLTAIVAFVRQQDHKLLPLLIMLTLTFASFSIIAGGGGTVEFHFSIFMVIAFLAFYESVPLLLAMTVLFALQHVLGFFVVPELVFGVPTYSFTMLCTHAVFLVLTSGATSWLLLQKQKLTLQLEAEKAAQAATLQNAWSSVRTLSTDLEHMSGVVSLQSDDVIQSSEEMLQAVSQISDGLETSSHSIAQIERDLQGINGRIGTTAEASNSMHTRAQHAAEIISTTIANIRALYEQILVVSETNVTSEQTISALNTESQKVGGIILTIQKVAEQTNLLALNASIEAARAGEHGRGFAVVADEIRKLAEQSRQATEEIKVILTKLSDDSEKSVKQIAIGRVATSRSVSQAESSIEGMFRMTEVTEGLMDAIRHLNSSIEDINRNSKHISGEMTNIASVTEECVASMEQAKVITETQLHANIVVNTELRRLKQLSLSLQQQFQDQ; translated from the coding sequence ATGATTCAGCAAAAAAACCGCCTGATGCTCTGGCTCGCAACGGGAACCGTCGCGCTTTCGTTCCTCGTCCATGTTCTGCAACGCTCTCTTCACTTGTTCTCGCACTCCATGAGTTCGATGGACAACATGGTCTCCCACGCCGCCCCGTCTCAGGTCCTATTAAATGTAGTGCTCGCCTTGCCCGTACTTTTGTTGCTCACCGCCATCGTGGCATTTGTCAGACAGCAAGACCACAAGTTGCTCCCGCTCCTCATCATGCTCACCCTGACTTTCGCCAGCTTCTCGATCATCGCCGGCGGCGGCGGTACCGTGGAATTTCATTTCTCCATCTTCATGGTGATCGCATTCCTCGCCTTTTACGAAAGCGTTCCGCTGCTGCTCGCGATGACCGTCCTGTTCGCCCTGCAACATGTGCTCGGCTTCTTCGTCGTCCCGGAATTGGTCTTCGGCGTACCTACCTATTCGTTCACTATGCTCTGCACGCACGCCGTCTTTCTCGTGCTGACCTCCGGAGCCACTTCCTGGCTGCTTTTGCAAAAACAAAAACTAACCCTCCAACTCGAAGCGGAAAAAGCCGCCCAAGCCGCCACCCTGCAAAACGCATGGAGCAGCGTCCGCACACTCTCCACCGATTTGGAGCACATGTCTGGCGTCGTCTCCTTGCAATCGGACGACGTCATCCAGTCCAGCGAAGAGATGTTGCAAGCGGTGTCGCAAATTTCCGATGGACTGGAAACTTCCAGCCATTCGATCGCGCAGATCGAGCGCGACTTGCAGGGCATCAACGGCCGCATCGGCACGACGGCCGAAGCCTCGAACTCGATGCACACCCGAGCCCAACACGCCGCCGAGATCATCTCCACGACGATTGCCAACATCCGCGCCCTGTACGAGCAGATCTTGGTCGTCTCCGAAACGAACGTGACCTCCGAGCAGACCATCTCCGCCCTCAACACCGAATCGCAGAAAGTCGGCGGCATCATCCTGACGATCCAAAAAGTCGCCGAGCAAACCAACTTGCTGGCGCTCAACGCCTCCATCGAAGCAGCCCGCGCCGGCGAGCACGGTCGCGGATTCGCCGTCGTTGCGGACGAGATTCGCAAACTGGCGGAACAGAGCCGCCAAGCCACCGAGGAAATCAAAGTCATCCTCACCAAACTCAGCGACGACTCCGAAAAATCGGTGAAACAGATCGCCATCGGACGCGTTGCCACGTCGCGTTCCGTATCGCAAGCCGAGAGCTCCATCGAAGGCATGTTCCGCATGACCGAAGTCACCGAAGGGCTGATGGATGCCATCCGCCATCTCAACTCTTCTATTGAAGACATCAATCGGAACTCCAAGCACATCTCCGGCGAGATGACCAACATCGCCTCTGTCACCGAAGAGTGCGTCGCTTCGATGGAACAAGCCAAAGTCATCACCGAAACCCAACTTCACGCAAACATTGTCGTCAACACCGAACTGCGCCGCCTCAAGCAACTCTCGCTCTCCCTCCAACAGCAATTTCAGGACCAGTAG
- a CDS encoding DUF2294 domain-containing protein yields the protein MAQSLKAKMEADISEAYIKFQREILGRGPQETKTYIMRDMVILRLKGVLTHEEKTLVQSDKGKKLVKEMRQTIRENFSADTEALISQITGCKVIASHSDISTKIGEFVEMFILDRDLEKFIRDQEATSLGD from the coding sequence ATGGCGCAGAGTTTGAAAGCCAAAATGGAAGCAGATATAAGTGAAGCCTACATCAAGTTCCAGCGTGAGATTCTGGGGAGAGGACCGCAGGAGACCAAGACGTACATCATGCGCGACATGGTGATTCTTCGGCTCAAGGGCGTGCTGACTCACGAGGAGAAAACGCTGGTGCAGTCAGACAAAGGCAAGAAGCTGGTCAAAGAGATGCGCCAGACGATACGCGAGAATTTCAGCGCCGACACCGAAGCGTTGATTTCGCAGATCACCGGGTGCAAAGTCATCGCCAGCCACAGTGACATCTCGACCAAGATCGGCGAGTTTGTCGAGATGTTCATCCTCGACCGCGATCTGGAAAAGTTCATACGCGACCAAGAAGCAACTTCTCTGGGGGACTAA